From the Lactuca sativa cultivar Salinas chromosome 9, Lsat_Salinas_v11, whole genome shotgun sequence genome, the window CGGGGGCAAGATTATTTGCAATTTTAGTAAGCGTTATAGAGACTTATAATTTACACGACAAAATCTTCTCTATTTCGTTTGAGAAAGCAAGTAACAATACCGCCGCGGCAAAAAGATTAATTGCAAAATATAAACCTATTTTGGATGGCTCGTTTTTTCATACTAGATGTGTTTGTCACATTATTAATCTTGCGGTACAAGATGGTTTAAAAATGATAGATTCGAcgattgaaaaattcaaaactgtGTTAACTAGagtttttagaaaaaataaagCTACAATGGAAAAATATCGAAAGTTTGCCATTTCCATTAACGTAACTCCATATAGTCCTCATTGGGATTGTGACACTAGATGGAATTCAACATgcatgatgtttgaaagtttgaCACGTCACAGAATTGCTTTGCAATTATTTTACGACacaatttcaaaaggaaaaaaccTGGTTTCGGATTATGATTGAGATTTGatggaagagtttgtggaaatgttaaaactttttaaacaatCAACCACTTTTCTATCGGGTGTGTATTACCCTACAAGTCCGTTGTTACTAAATGAATTATGGTTGATGTCCGCACAATTGGAACGTTTTGAACAAAGAAGTGAAATATTTGTTTTGGTTACGAGACCAATGAGACAAAAACTAGTCAAATATTTCAAAGAAATGCCACCACTTTTTACTTGTGCCGCGACATTAAACCCATGTATCAATGTTACGGGTGTAGAGGCTTTGATTACCAAAATTTATATGTCTTTATATTTGCACAAAGATAACTCAAACTACATCCGTAACCAGATAAACATTTTTAATGATACTTTTACTAATTTATTTGACATTTACGCTACAAAATATGACAATATGTCAAACACTTTTGCAAGTGTAACCGACTCTACTAGCGGTGCATCGGGTAGTGGTAGGGGTTGAACGGATTTTCATATCGAGCTCTATAACTACCTTTTGGAGGAGCAAAACAAAAGAGCACGCACATTAACGCCTAGTAGCGAACTTGGAATTTTTATGggttcaaactttttaaaattcatgagtgcaccacaatttaaaattttggatcttttggcttggtggagagaaaaggaagcacaATTTCCTATTCTCTCCGTCATGGCCCGTGATTTACTAACCGTCCAAGCTTCCACGGTAGCTTCGGAATCCGCTTTTTCTTTTAGTGGAAGAGTTTTATCAAAGTTGAGGACGAATCTTACCCCGGTTGCGGTAGAGGTTTGCGTTTGCTTGAAAGATTACTTGAATTCTGTGGAACGTATACAACACTTGGCATCACTAGAAGGCCCACTATCACAAAATGTTGAACCAGAGATCATGGATGAAGAATATGCACAAGGCTTATCAACACCTCcggaagacgaagacgaagacgATGACAATGAAGTCGAAGACGAAGACGGGGATGAAGAATATGGCATTGATGAGACCCCTAGTTACTCGCGTGGCAGTTGAAGAATAATTAAATGAAGGCGACACGAAGTGGAAGACCACAAAAACTATTTCTATTTGGCTAAATGTTATAACgccactttattattattattattattattattattattattattattatttaactaGTTTAAAAACTCTTTCTAATTCGACGTTTGatatatgttttaactattttaatgtaCCCATGTTGCATTTTGTGTTATATTTGAGGTCCaaaaaatatgtatttaaaaaaaaaaaaagggcaaAGTCGGATCGGatttcggatcggatcggattaaacCAAATCGGATGCGGGGCTCGGAAAACCGGTCAAATCCGGTTTGAAACCGGTTCGGATTAAAGGTTGAATCGGATTCGGCGTGACATCATCAAACCGGATCGGATCCGGATCCGGATCGGGTCTTTGTGCATCTCTAGATAGAGATACAAATAGATATAGTTGAGGGGGTGAAGTAACAATTCTAAAAATGTAGAGGACTTGAAGCAAAAGAAACATGCCTAATGTGATTTCGTCCAACCGCAAGGCTCTACAGGAGCAACAAATTCCATATCATCTTCCGTCTGCTCTCCCGATTTCCAAACGTTTTGGGTCTCTTTCACACTCCTTCGAAATCTCCGATGGCAATCTCCGTCACTGCACCCGCCGCATGTCGCTCATGGACTTTTGACCGTTCCACGCCGttggcttcatcttcttcatcctcctcctcctcctcaaggCTTTCCAATCTGTCTTCTCTGCAATTTCATTCACGGATTCCTCGTCTTACTCTTAGTAATCGTCGCTTTACTACTTTCCCATCTAAGTCCCGAACACTTATCCTGGTAATCTCCTTTTCATCTCTTCTCTTCGTTTCTCCATATATCTGATATCTATCGTTTAACTCGCTAAGCAGATTTGAATTTCTATGTTTAGGACTTCGATGTTGATAATACTCCTGTTTTACTCTTTCTGTTGCCTGTGTTTTTGCGAACTTTATGTTTGTAATGTTAGATGCGAATCATATCATTTTGTTTCAATAGTTCCATTTGTTTAGCAAGTTAATTGTAAATTAGGTTTTCCTTTCCTCCCTCATTTGAGTTACTTCCCGAAAATCGTGAAGATTTTGGTTATTAAAGAGTTGAAATTGTTTCTCTTATTTGCTTTTGTTTATAACTGCAAAAATCCCTAATCTATAGTACAAATCCACTTCAACATATTCTGATAATGATGTTACAAGTATTTTGTGGATTGATAAACAAAAAACCAACTGACTAATTACTTGCTAATCAGGCTCAAGCAAAGAAGCAAACTTTTTCCTCCCTTGATGAGCTACTGGAAAAAGCTGAGAAGCCAGTATTGGTTGATTTTTATGCAACATGGTAATTCTTTCTTTGATCTTTCAATCAATTTAGGTATTAAGCTCTGGTTTAAATCGTCATCTTTGTTACTTACAGGTGTGGGCCATGTCAATTTATGGGTCCTATACTGAATGAAGTTAGTATCACCATGGGAGACACACTCCAAGTAGTTAAAATTGATACTGAAAAGTACCCTGAAATTGCAAACAAGTACAACATTGAAGCTTTGCCTACTTTCATCTTATTCAAAGATGGAAAACCTTTTGATCGTTTTGTAAGTTTTTTATGCAACATTCATCAATCTTTTGCTGTTTATTATTCTCTTTCATAGTTGAAAAGAATAATAGTAATAAcaattatataatttttattgtaTTGGTTGGTTTTAGGAAGGAGCTTTAACAGCAAACCAGCTTATCCAACGAATTGAGGGTACACTGAAAGTTAAGAACTAGCACTGGATAAAACTTGGTAATCTTTTTCATCTGTTTTTCTTCTTAAATCCTTTTTCATACCATTTGACATCTTTaaagtatttttattttatttcctcAGGTTAAAACTTGATGTGAAGCATTGGTTTggttttatgttttgttttgttgtatatgtgtttatacatttTGATTTGGTTCAGAAGTGGTATTGGTTTTAAAATGTGATTACAATTGCTAGTTTGGATTTTATTGATCAGAGAAGAGTAACAAAGATTTGATACCAATTGAATTTGTGATTGACTGTTGGTTTTGGACTTTTGGGAGCTTGATCTTTTTGGGTTCTTTAACCCCATTCTTGCTTTTGGTGCATGTTacagttatataagtattgttaaACTTCTTAGTTCTTTGTGTTGTTTGATAACCTCTGAATGGACCATTGATTTCTCAACAAGATACGATATTTGATTGTGTTCCTTGAATGGTGTAAACGGAGAGGAATCACTTGAAATCACCTTTTTCAGACAATTAAGTATAAAAGCAAGATAAAAGTAACAAATTTGGCTAATTTTATTAACTTACTACAAGATTTAGCTAAAAATTAAGCAAAAGACCCACTCATTTTTGTAGCATACCATTAGAAATGGGCCAAATCACTACGGAATGGATTATATGGATGCGAAATGGGACACAATGGTCCGCCTATATAAACCCCAAAGaagttttaactttatttttcatattCTATTTTCATAAATTCACTGAAAACTCTTTAAAAAAGAAAATCATCTAGGAGGACTACACCAAAGGGCTAATAGTATTCTTTCAAAGTTCAAAGTCCTGCGATAATACAATTTTCGTAGATGAAAGATGCGTTTTTGCCATACTGTGAAAATACCATTTTTTATCTTGTTTTTTAATTTACTAAATATTCTTGTAGGTGTTTCTGGTGTTTTCATAGTAACAGCCGATGTTATCATAAGGGTTTCTATGAAAATGTCATTTCTCAATGAAAAATAACAATTTTGGAGAACATTTGCAAAAATGTTAGGTGTTTCTGGACTATATTTTACTGAGAAATGAACTTTAgggttttataatttatatacatTCACTCCCTTGAATGCCAACTAGATtatatggtgtgtgtgtgtgtgtgttttttagcAACTGACATTTTTGTATGTGCTGATTTGAAAATGTCATCCCTTAGGAACAACTATGAAAATATCGTATCTTGTTGAGAAATGAAATTTGAACCCATATGTGTGTTTTATTCATTGAATATCCAATAGATTTGTGTTTTTGTAACAATTTACTTTTTCGTTTGTTCATGCCAAAATGTCAATTTCTTATTGAGAAATAACATTTTTGCAGGAATGGAAA encodes:
- the LOC111919515 gene encoding thioredoxin Y, chloroplastic encodes the protein MAISVTAPAACRSWTFDRSTPLASSSSSSSSSSRLSNLSSLQFHSRIPRLTLSNRRFTTFPSKSRTLILAQAKKQTFSSLDELLEKAEKPVLVDFYATWCGPCQFMGPILNEVSITMGDTLQVVKIDTEKYPEIANKYNIEALPTFILFKDGKPFDRFEGALTANQLIQRIEGTLKVKN